The following are encoded together in the Monodelphis domestica isolate mMonDom1 chromosome 5, mMonDom1.pri, whole genome shotgun sequence genome:
- the NUP42 gene encoding nucleoporin NUP42 isoform X2: MEVWESSGQWMFSVYSPMKEKPNISGFTDISPEELRLEYSNHITSKNLQSYLNSIQQLVNLWKNRLLELRNINTATKGAVLSKLKNEGNQVVPTFGFHNQQTSTFGSSGFPVNTSTSSGAQNFSFKPTSGFSAAPSGSSTSVFGAQGMPAAPALTGASSNSTITTSAPTSFGFGESAAVSAASFSFKSPEVFSFGSAGFSGFPAPPPLAPAGATANPAFGGGSSAAGGSAFPPSSSSSGATLSGLPASTFGSGGPSASLPASGGNNASEHLFTPKNELTAEELKQFMAKKFTLGKVPLKPPPEGLLSV, encoded by the exons ATGGAGGTTTGGGAATCTTCAGGGCAATGGATGTTCTCTGTTTACTCACCAATGAAAGAAAAGCCAAATATATCAG GCTTTACAGATATTTCACCAGAAGAGTTGAGACTTGAATATTCTAACCATATAACCAGCAAAAACTTGCAAAGCTAT CTAAATTCTATCCAGCAATTGGTAAACCTGTGGAAAAACAGGCTACTTGAGCTGAGGAACATAAATACAGCAACCAAAGGAGCCGTG CTTTCTAAACTGAAGAATGAAGGGAATCAAGTGGTACCTACATTTGGATTTCATAATCAGCAAACTTCAACATTTGGTTCATCGG GTTTCCCCGTGAACACGAGCACCAGTAGCGGTGCTCAGAATTTTAGTTTTAAGCCAACTTCGGGATTTAGTGCTGCCCCATCTGGCAGCAGCACCTCGGTCTTTGGGGCTCAGGGGATGCCGGCTGCTCCAGCCCTGACGGGTGCGTCTTCTAATTCCACCATCACCACCTCTGCTCCCACTTCCTTTGGATTTGGAGAATCGGCAGCTGTCTCTGCAgcatctttttcatttaaaagccCCGAAGTTTTTAGCTTTGGCTCAGCTGGGTTTTCAGGATTTCCTGCTCCCCCCCCACTAGCCCCAGCAGGTGCCACAGCCAACCCTGCCTTCGGGGGAGGTAGCAGTGCTGCTGGAGGCAGTGCCTTTCCCCCCTCCAGCTCAAGCTCCGGTGCCACCTTATCTGGACTGCCCGCCAGTACCTTTGGGTCTGGTGGCCCCTCAGCCTCTCTCCCAGCCTCTGGTGGCAATAACGCAAGCGAGCATTTATTCACACCCAAAAATGAACTGACGGCCGAAGAGCTGAAACAGTTTATGGCCAAGAAGTTCACCTTAGGAAAGGTTCCTCTCAAGCCCCCGCCCGAAGGGCTCTTGAGTGTTTAA